The DNA sequence TTGAATATCGTAGAAGCAGATTGTGCACTTTCACCAGCCCTGGTCGATGCCCTTTGTAACCCTCTCAATGGATGTATTATCGATGGCGACATCACCAGCGAGTTTATGTTTGAGGATGGCTTTCAGGATATTCCTAATACTGTTGGCACCAATAACGGTTGTTGGGGTGGTGTAGGGATTGAACCTGATTATTACTGGTTCACCATCGAAGCACAAGCCGACGGACCATTTGGTTTCATCCTTAGCAGTGCAAATATTCCTTCGGACATTGACTTTAACGTATGGGGTCCTTTTTCTCCAGAGGAAGTGTGCGAAACGCCGCAGGCGGTGATCAATTTTGTGACCAATAACCAACCGATTCGGAGTAGTTATGATGGTGGTACGGAGCCTACCGGACTTGCTGATATCCATCCTACGTTTGGTTATGTTGTAGAAGATGAGTACGATTGTCAGGGTATTAATGATGATATTGTCCGTACCATTGACGCATTGGCTGGTCAGGTTTTCGTGGTACTGGCCAATGACTGGGGTAACCAAATCCAGGGTGGTGGTATCCAAGTGGATTGGGGCCCTTCTGATCCTGATGTACTACAACCACTGGGCGCTACCGTAGCCGCAGCGGATACTTCGGTTTGTATTGGTGAAACCGTTCAACTGGAAGTAATCACAGGTCTGGATAACATCGAATGGATAGGACCAAACGCTGGTGAATTATCTTGTACCAACTGTTTTACACCAATCGCTACCCCCAGCCAGACCCAAGTGTACACTGCTTTGTTGGATGCGGTTTGTTATGTAGATACCCTGGAAGTAACGGTCAATGTTTTTGACCTTGATGCAGGGCCAGATATCATTGTGTGTATCGGTGAAGAATTTGAAATTCCTGCTGGTCAGGATTTTGCTACCGCGACCTACAATTGGTCACCTCCTCCTGGATTGACCTTCAGTTGTACGAATTGTCCTACGCCTATCGTGACGGCAGATGCTCCGGGTATTTATGATGTTCCCGTAACGCTAACGGCGGCGGCTTGTAACTTCATGGATTTTGTGACCATCACGGTGCTAGATTTTACTGCGCCGGAATACACTATTGCCGATGATGAGCGGATTTGTAATGGAGAAGAAAGACTCATCGGTGGTACTTTTGTCGATGGTAATATTTATACCTGGACATCGGTGCCTGCGTCAACCATTGATCCTCTTGCTAACCCATTGGTACAACCTGATGTGACAACAACTTACTACCTTTCGGTATTAAACGGAGAATGTCCTACACCTTCAGTTGATAGTGTTACCATCGAGGTGACGCAATTACCACTTATCGATATTGCGGAAGAACCCATGGATGCTATTTGTTTGGGCGATGAAATTTCCTTGTCCAGCAGCACGGTTGAAGGAGATGTAAACTATACTTGGTCAGGTCCTAATGTTATCGTCAGCCCAGATAGTAACGCCACCGTGATTATTCCAGTGACTACTGGAACTTATACCCTTACGGGGGAACGCCTGGGTTGTGAATCTATGGATGTCATACCGGTCGAAGTCGTCCAGGTCGCTATTGATTTAAATCAACCCGATACGACCTTCATTTGCCAAGGAGAAACCGTACAGGTACAGGCTGCTGTTCTTCCGACCGACGCTACCGTTGTTTGGGATCCGGCGACAGTTTCAGGCCCAGCACCATTGTTGAGCCCCGATACCTATACCGTCTATACCGCTACTGTCACCATTGGTAACTGTATTCGTATGGATACTTTTGCTATTCAAGTAGATTCCTTACCAGTGAGTATGACCATCATGTCCGACCCAATGGAGGATTCTTACTGTCAGGGAGAATTGGTGACTTTGAGTTCACCTATCTATGATCCTGTGATGTACCCCGATATTACGCACCAATGGGCGGGTCCTGGTTTCGAAACTTCGGATACACTCTACAATATCGTACTTACTACTGTAGACACCTTTACCTACGAGCGGATAACGATCAACGGCGGTTGTATTCAAACAGATTCAATCACTTTGAATGTCATCAACAACGACGCATTGGAAATTACCCCCGCCCAACCCGAGGTGTGTGCTGGTGAAAGTGTCCAACTAGCAGTGATGTCTACCACCCTGGGAGAATTGGAATGGACACCTGCGGAGACCTTAAGCTGTAGCGATTGTCCTAACCCATTGGCTAGTCCTACTTCCACGACCACGTATACCGTCAGTTCAAGTATAGATGGATGTGCTATCGAGCAATCGGTAACCGTAATTGTGCCACCAGCTCCGGTGTTAAACGCCAGAGGTGACCTCACCCTTTGTCCTGGAGAATCCATCGACCTCAACCCCAATGGCGGCGGTGGTCAGGAAGGTACCGTCTATCTTTGGTCAACGAGCACCAATCCTAATGTAAGTACTGTGGTGAACCCTGTTGTTACGCCTGCAACCACAACTACCTACACGGGTACCGCTACCAATATTTGTGGTACTGCTACGGATCAGGTCACCGTTACCGTGATTGAGCCCGGTGTTTTGGTAGATGTAAACGGGGGAGTGGATACACTGGTTACCTGTCGTGGTTTTGAATTTGACCTCGTGGCCAATGTTCAAAACAGTACCAATGGTGCAGAATCTCTCGTATGGTTTTATGATGGTGAAAGTGAATTAGGTGTGAATACTACCTTTACCGCTACCAACAGTGGCCCTGCAACCTTTGTCTACCAGTATGGTCCTACTGCTGAGGACGATTGTGATCAACAGTCGGCCACTATCTTTATCCTGGTCAATGATGCGCCTCAGCAAGTGGCGCTCAACCCCGATACAACCATCTGTTTTGGAATTGATGTTCCTCTTTCGCTGTTTGACGGAGAGGTAGAGCCAGGTGTTACCTACAGTTGGACCAGCACGGCTGGCGATGTATTCATGGAACCTGATCCTGAAGTTCAGCCTACCGTTACAACCACTTACACCTTGGAAGCTAGTCTGGGAGAATGTGTTAGTACCGACTCGATAACAATTACCATTATTGAAGAGGCTACTTTCTCGATCAATGATGATACAAGTACGAACCTGATTACGGCTGGTGTTTCATCTGTTAATTTAGAAGCCACCATGCCTAATGAGAACAACCCCGGTATTTTCTGGACATTTAATGGTTTCTCCATTGGCACTGGTTCCCCGTTGACCTGGATGCCTGATGTGAATCAGGAGGCTTCTTTGCCAGGATACGTCTATGCAACTTTAGACAATGGATGTCAGATACTGGAGGATTCTATATTTATCCAAAAGCTACTTTACGAGGTGCCTAACATTTTCTCTCCTAATGGAGATGGTGACAATGATGTATTCAAGCCCTTCTTCCTTGGGGAAATGGACGTAGTGGAACTTACAGTCTACAATCGTTGGGGGAATGTGGTTTTTGAATCCAATGATCCTAATAATCCAGGATGGGAAGGTAAGAAAGATGGAAAAGATGCACCTTCTGACGTATATCTGTACCAAGTACGGGTAGGCATCAGTGGCGAATTTCTGGAAAAATCAGGACAAGTGACTTTGATCAGATAAACCTTCTGATAATACAACTCTAATAAAAAAGGGTGCAGCGAGTAATTGCTGCACCCTTTTTTGTTGGCAGATTAAAGGTTATGCCTGCGTTTTAATAAGCCAACAATTCCGCCAGCTTATCAGCAACTTTCTCGGCATTGGGTAGCATTGTCGCTTCCAGCGTGCTATTAAGTGGAATAGCGGGCATATTGGCGGATCCCAAGGTCATTACCGGAGCATCCAAGTATTCGAAACAATGTTCCTGGATACGAGCGGCAATACTCTGGGCAAAGGTATTGTGCACGGGTTCTTCCGTCAATACCAAAACCTTACTGTGGCGGCGTGCAGCCTCGTAGATGTATTCCTCGTCAAGGGGGGCTAAGGTTCGCAAGTCTACAACTTCTACCTGCCCGGGGAATTTCTTGGCAGCATTTAAAGCCCAGTGAACCCCCATGCCATAGGTGATAACGGCCATGGTAGTGCCTTTCTCTTTTTCTTCGTCGGTAGCCTTTAGTGGTGAAGTAGCTTGCCCAAATGGCAGCACATAATCAGCAGCCGGCTCAACGGTTCGGGCGGCTTCGGTACCCGGTACTTTCGACCAATAGAGGCCTTTATGTTCCAGCATGACCACTGGGTTGGGGTCGTGGTAAGCTGCTTTCATCAACCCTTTGAGGTCGGCACCATTACTGGGGTAGGCAATTTTAATGCCACGGATATTGGTCAGTACCGATTCTACACTGGAGCTGTGATAGGGACCTCCGCTGCCATAGGCGCCGATAGGTACCCGCAATACCATGCTCACCGGCCATTTGCCATTGGAAAGATAGCACGAGCGACTTACTTCCGTAAAGAGCTGGTTGAGGCCCGGCCAGATATAATCAGCAAACTGAACCTCTACAAAAGGCTTTAATCCAACGGCTGACATTCCTACCGTGCTGCCTACAATAAACGCTTCCTGAATGGGGGTGTTGAATACCCGCTCATCCCCGAATTTCTGCGCCAAAGTAGCCGCTTCACGAAATACCCCTCCCAGGCGAGCACCCACATCCTGGCCGTACAAAAGACATTCAGGATGTTCTTTCATTAATTCTTCCACCGCGTGCAGCGCACAATCCACCATGACGGTAGGACTACCTTCACTGGGTTGCCGTTCGCCGCGTTCTTCTTCGATAGCGGTAGGAACAAAATCGTAGGTATAGAGGTCTTCCGGCCGAGGGTCTTCCGCTGCTTTTGCCCGTTCAAAGTCGGCGGCAACCAGTGCAGCGGCTTCTTGTTCTATGGCTTTGATGGCCTTTTCGGCAACACCTGCATTCAATAAGTATTTGCGCAATTTTGGGTACGGATCGCGCTTTTGCTGCTCCTCAAGATCATCGCGGTACCATTCTTTGCGTACACCACTGGTGTGGTGATTGAGCAAGGGGACGGAGGCGTGAACCAAAAATGGACGCCGCTCATTACGAACAGTTTTAATTATTTGTTCGAGGCTTTGATAGCATTCCGCGAAGTTTGTACCATCAACTTTTACGACTTCCAGACCGTGAAAACCGGCTGCATAATCCGCTGCATCCTGGGCTCGTGTTTCTGCGGCATTGGCTGAAATATCCCAGCCATTGTCTTGCACCAAATAAATGATAGGGAGCTGTCGTAGGGCAGCCATTTGGAATGCTTCGGCAACTTCTCCCTCCGTCACACTGGCATCACCAAGTGAACAAACGGCAATAGGGGCGGTGTTTTTCTTCCACTTTTGCAGTCCTGTTTGTTCTTGGTACTGGAAACCCAGTGCTACGCCCGTCATGGGAATGGCTTGCATGCCCGTAGCGGAAGACTGATGTGGGATTTTTGGCATTTCTTCCCGTCGTAGGCTGGGATGGCTGTAATAGCTACGGCCACCAGAGAAGGGGTCATCACGCTTGGCCATCAATTGCAACATCAGTTCGTAGGGCTCCATACCAATGCCTAAGAGCAGCGCATCATCGCGATAGTAGGGCGCAACATAATCTTGTGGTTGGAGCTGCAAGCCCATCGCAAGCTGAATGGCCTCGTGGCCTCTACTGGTAGCGTGCACGTATTTAGAAACCAGTTTAAAATGGTCTTCATAAAGCTCCGTTAGGGCTTTGGCTGTGGCCATCTTGCGAAAAGCTGTGGTTAGATCCTTGGTTTTGATAGTGGTGGAAGGCTTTGATTTTACCATGGTGAGGGAGAAATATTTGGTTGTAGTACGGGCAAAAAATAATTATATGTTGAACAAATCAAACGCAGGGTTTGCTCAATCTCAACCCGGTAATTTTGGTAATTGATTCAACAGCAGTTGGTATTTCAGTTGGTTAAAAGGCGTGTCACCAAAGATCGAATCGGCCATTTGGTGAGCCATTACACCAGCCATCATCGCTTTGGCTTCTTCTTGCGTATAGCCCAGGTTTACCAATCGCCATAATGTATTCTGAACAAATGGAGGCTTTCCACTTGCTAATTGTTCTTCCAGTGTATTCAAAAAAACCTTTAGTAAATCCTGGTGTGACATTGATTGGGATTACTACGTGACGGATTAAATCTGCCTACCTGCGGTAAGCAGGCAGTTATTTCCGTCTTTTTACTACGTATCGCTTACTTGTTTTTAAAAGCGGCTATCGCATTCCTGGTAAAGTCGGAGAGTACCAGTTCGCCACTGATGGCTGCGCGGGTGTCCAGCAGTTCGTTCCAGTTTTCGGTGCCTTCCCAGCTGATGCGCTTGAGTTCACGCATGGCTTGCGGACTTGATTTTGCCAACTGCTGAGCAAGCTTTAGTACAGCAGCATCCAGTTCTTCGGTGTTGGCAAAAATTGCTGTAAACAATCCTTTCTCGCGTGCCCATTCCGCAGTTTGGAATTCGGTAGCATTGATGGCCAATTGCTGAAAAGCACTCTGTCCGATTCTACGTGCTACTGCTGGGCCAACCACAAAGGGACCAATTCCAATCGCCAACTCACTAAGTTTTACTGCCGCAAAAGTAGTTGCCAGACAGTAATCGGTAGCGGCAGCAAGTCCTACACCACCACCGATGGTTTTTCCTTGTACGCTCCCAATGACAAACTTTGGGCATTCTCGCAAGGCATTAATGACCCGCGCAAATCCTAGAAAGAATTCTTTACCCTCCGTAAAATCCTGGATGGCCATCAATTCATCAAAGCTTGCGCCGGCACAAAAAGTACGGTCACCGCCACTTTTAAGAACAATGACCCGGCAGTCTGCATTGCTACCAGCCTGGCGGATGGCATCGCGCAATTGCGCGAGTAGCTTTCCCGGAAGGCTGTTGTGCGCTGGATGTGAGAAAGTGATGGTCATGATACCGTCGGTAAGCTGCGTATCAATTTGTCCTAAAGTTGTTCTGTCTTCCATACGAATGAATGTTCGTTCGCAAAGGTAAAAAAAACTAGGTAGCTTTTATACCTGTTAATTGGATCCCCCTTTCGTTAAAAAGTCTTAAAAAGGCGTTAGGGAAGGATTAAAGGTACTTTGGAGGGGTACCAAAAGTGACCTGAGAACGTCAATACCTACAAATCACAGAGCAATGCGTAAATTTATTGACACTTTCGTTTT is a window from the Lewinella sp. LCG006 genome containing:
- a CDS encoding gliding motility-associated C-terminal domain-containing protein gives rise to the protein MKYIFTLLCSVLFTISAFAQPANDDCVNLIDLGTAPACTGDIYTNVDATDSNSGPLDNPTCFNGGTTQNDVFFGFMVDAALVDVTITVIGTDLGPNGVPLTNPQFALYRGGCGGLAELNCISAPNGETAVSLDVIGLTPGIPYFIRVNDYSGTGTPNWGDFTLCIEEYIPAINMGEDTQSSACSGTVYDSGGPDDDYGNNENFTFTICPNDFTQCVLLDVVSFNIIGGDVLNIYQGNSTAAPLIASITGNSNGNEFEVQSSNACMTLEFVSDGFNSSAGFEANWQCSPLECDGSDFDSPFAITEVPFNNPSLTTCGQGANFNTTPCGVIPFLNGPESVFLYQSPGGLCASINVTGAEPGTGVLVLNGLPGDPGTVCIAQSAAGSISSANFETPGDYYIIVANPSGCTDFGLNIVEADCALSPALVDALCNPLNGCIIDGDITSEFMFEDGFQDIPNTVGTNNGCWGGVGIEPDYYWFTIEAQADGPFGFILSSANIPSDIDFNVWGPFSPEEVCETPQAVINFVTNNQPIRSSYDGGTEPTGLADIHPTFGYVVEDEYDCQGINDDIVRTIDALAGQVFVVLANDWGNQIQGGGIQVDWGPSDPDVLQPLGATVAAADTSVCIGETVQLEVITGLDNIEWIGPNAGELSCTNCFTPIATPSQTQVYTALLDAVCYVDTLEVTVNVFDLDAGPDIIVCIGEEFEIPAGQDFATATYNWSPPPGLTFSCTNCPTPIVTADAPGIYDVPVTLTAAACNFMDFVTITVLDFTAPEYTIADDERICNGEERLIGGTFVDGNIYTWTSVPASTIDPLANPLVQPDVTTTYYLSVLNGECPTPSVDSVTIEVTQLPLIDIAEEPMDAICLGDEISLSSSTVEGDVNYTWSGPNVIVSPDSNATVIIPVTTGTYTLTGERLGCESMDVIPVEVVQVAIDLNQPDTTFICQGETVQVQAAVLPTDATVVWDPATVSGPAPLLSPDTYTVYTATVTIGNCIRMDTFAIQVDSLPVSMTIMSDPMEDSYCQGELVTLSSPIYDPVMYPDITHQWAGPGFETSDTLYNIVLTTVDTFTYERITINGGCIQTDSITLNVINNDALEITPAQPEVCAGESVQLAVMSTTLGELEWTPAETLSCSDCPNPLASPTSTTTYTVSSSIDGCAIEQSVTVIVPPAPVLNARGDLTLCPGESIDLNPNGGGGQEGTVYLWSTSTNPNVSTVVNPVVTPATTTTYTGTATNICGTATDQVTVTVIEPGVLVDVNGGVDTLVTCRGFEFDLVANVQNSTNGAESLVWFYDGESELGVNTTFTATNSGPATFVYQYGPTAEDDCDQQSATIFILVNDAPQQVALNPDTTICFGIDVPLSLFDGEVEPGVTYSWTSTAGDVFMEPDPEVQPTVTTTYTLEASLGECVSTDSITITIIEEATFSINDDTSTNLITAGVSSVNLEATMPNENNPGIFWTFNGFSIGTGSPLTWMPDVNQEASLPGYVYATLDNGCQILEDSIFIQKLLYEVPNIFSPNGDGDNDVFKPFFLGEMDVVELTVYNRWGNVVFESNDPNNPGWEGKKDGKDAPSDVYLYQVRVGISGEFLEKSGQVTLIR
- a CDS encoding thiamine pyrophosphate-dependent enzyme, with the translated sequence MVKSKPSTTIKTKDLTTAFRKMATAKALTELYEDHFKLVSKYVHATSRGHEAIQLAMGLQLQPQDYVAPYYRDDALLLGIGMEPYELMLQLMAKRDDPFSGGRSYYSHPSLRREEMPKIPHQSSATGMQAIPMTGVALGFQYQEQTGLQKWKKNTAPIAVCSLGDASVTEGEVAEAFQMAALRQLPIIYLVQDNGWDISANAAETRAQDAADYAAGFHGLEVVKVDGTNFAECYQSLEQIIKTVRNERRPFLVHASVPLLNHHTSGVRKEWYRDDLEEQQKRDPYPKLRKYLLNAGVAEKAIKAIEQEAAALVAADFERAKAAEDPRPEDLYTYDFVPTAIEEERGERQPSEGSPTVMVDCALHAVEELMKEHPECLLYGQDVGARLGGVFREAATLAQKFGDERVFNTPIQEAFIVGSTVGMSAVGLKPFVEVQFADYIWPGLNQLFTEVSRSCYLSNGKWPVSMVLRVPIGAYGSGGPYHSSSVESVLTNIRGIKIAYPSNGADLKGLMKAAYHDPNPVVMLEHKGLYWSKVPGTEAARTVEPAADYVLPFGQATSPLKATDEEKEKGTTMAVITYGMGVHWALNAAKKFPGQVEVVDLRTLAPLDEEYIYEAARRHSKVLVLTEEPVHNTFAQSIAARIQEHCFEYLDAPVMTLGSANMPAIPLNSTLEATMLPNAEKVADKLAELLAY
- a CDS encoding RuvA C-terminal domain-containing protein; its protein translation is MSHQDLLKVFLNTLEEQLASGKPPFVQNTLWRLVNLGYTQEEAKAMMAGVMAHQMADSIFGDTPFNQLKYQLLLNQLPKLPG
- a CDS encoding enoyl-CoA hydratase/isomerase family protein, producing MEDRTTLGQIDTQLTDGIMTITFSHPAHNSLPGKLLAQLRDAIRQAGSNADCRVIVLKSGGDRTFCAGASFDELMAIQDFTEGKEFFLGFARVINALRECPKFVIGSVQGKTIGGGVGLAAATDYCLATTFAAVKLSELAIGIGPFVVGPAVARRIGQSAFQQLAINATEFQTAEWAREKGLFTAIFANTEELDAAVLKLAQQLAKSSPQAMRELKRISWEGTENWNELLDTRAAISGELVLSDFTRNAIAAFKNK